The following are encoded together in the Conger conger chromosome 11, fConCon1.1, whole genome shotgun sequence genome:
- the LOC133140324 gene encoding cytochrome c oxidase subunit 5B, mitochondrial-like — protein MAARLFLRSSICALRTCRATPVAALSRGMSTGGIPTDEEQATGMEKTVMHALRQGTDPYSMLKPKEYAGSKDDPHIVPSITNKRIVGCVCEEDNTLVVWFWLHAGEPQRCPSCGAHYKLVSHELPH, from the exons atggcTGCAAGGTTATTCCTCAGATCGTCCATTTGCGCTCTTAGGACATGCCGGGCAACCCCTGTGGCAGCCCTTTCTCGTGGAATGTCGACTGGAG GCATTCCAACTGATGAGGAACAAGCCACTGGGATGGAAAAGACTGTTATGCACGCTTTGAGACAGGGCACT GACCCTTACAGCATGCTCAAACCTAAAGAGTATGCTGGGTCCAAAGACGATCCACACATTGTACCCTCCATCACCAACAAGAGGATTGTGGGTTGTGTCT GCGAGGAAGACAACACTCTGGTGGTGTGGTTCTGGCTGCATGCCGGGGAGCCCCAGAGATGCCCATCCTGTGGGGCTCATTACAAACTGGTGTCTCATGAGCTCCCTCATTGA
- the arid5a gene encoding AT-rich interactive domain-containing protein 5A isoform X1, which translates to MQQDNNTQIITAKVLTALLVMVSQPKSGQKQMMEQWGAGEVGRVPDSTPLLNQQNCEMELSHPTSGVEELHRASQSEEEEKSFVSSLYSFMKDKGTPIDRIPHLGFKQINLWRIYKAVEKLGGYDSVTAQRLWKNVYDELGGSPGSTSAATCTRRHYERLVLPFERQIRGEEDKPLPPTKPRKQYKKSLEGKSGKPEGKRKRSQQEGESEGRAEAQGKPVEEGKCLHSTGPRCRPEIEAPVSKDQPAAVSQPVKSLFASVQSSGTEVISPLEKKKRVAQASLTLSQAASSPEQDSRGRPSVIHCAQSPGLPPTGRTRESSEGSPIPHSSSSSRSPSPCSVSSEDCLPAPAPHKPAPSAYVSNFASIAYHGGVCKPVSCYTSVKDSTSHLHHHRDIRQRGLFATDLAVGKGQTPDWTLGCRGENAPPALKTLPPTSSTSAEMGPKACWVPPQSSFTKVLPKSGEHLGPLSFQPGHKLNQNQKRLPPEDGLAYGKKLQMVSPLHHGDAKVRSKLALPKPLPTQHSLLHPPPISYLVPAYERTRPVSAHQLKGLSVHPLLPAHLAVPSQPGSIYRHVMAGTPYAVPYETFPRPRPYQIPFWHPQAGYAIAGLSPHYPNTKL; encoded by the exons ATGCAGCAAGATAATAACACGCAAATAATAACAGCTAAGGTTTTGACAGCTTTACTTGTCATGg TGTCACAGCCCAAGAGCGGGCAGAAGCAGATGATGGAGCAGTGGGGAGCTGGTGAGGTGGGCAGGGTGCCCGACAGCACGCCGCTGCTGAACCAG CAAAACTGTGAGATGGAGCTCTCCCACCCCACCAGTGGCGTAGAAGAACTACACagggccagccaatcagaggaagaggagaagagttTTGTGTCCAGTCTGTACAGTTTCATGAAGGATAAGGGCACACCCATTGACCGGATACCACACCTGGGCTTCAAACAGA TTAACCTCTGGAGAATCTACAAAGCTGTGGAAAAACTTGGTGGATATGACTCT GTGACAGCCCAGCGGCTGTGGAAGAACGTGTATGATGAGCTGGGTGGCAGCCCCGGCAGCACTAGTGCTGCCACCTGCACCCGCAGGCACTATGAGAG GCTTGTGCTGCCCTTTGAGAGGCAGattagaggagaggaggacaagcccctgccccccaccaaGCCTCGGAAACAGTATAAGAAAAGTCTGGAGGGCAAGAGTGGGAAACCCGAgggcaagaggaagaggagccagCAGGAGGGGGAAAGTGAGGGGCGCGCTGAG GCCCaggggaagccagtggaggaaGGGAAGTGCCTGCACTCGACTGGGCCACGCTGCAGGCCGGAGATAGAGGCGCCCGTGTCAAAGGACCAACCTGCTGCGGTTTCCCAGCCAGTTAAGAGCCTCTTCGCCAGTGTCCAGTCCTCAGGAACGGAGGTCATCTCCCCTCTGGAGAAGAAGAAGCGTGTGGCCCAGGCCAGCCTCACCCTCTCCCAGGCCGCTTCCAGCCCTGAGCAGGACAGCAGAGGGAGGCCCTCCGTCATACACTGTGCCCAGTCCCCTGGGCTGCCCCCCACCGGCAGGACCCGCGAGTCTTCTGAAGGCTCCCCTATacctcactcctcctcctcctcgcgtAGCCCATCCCCCTGCTCTGTCTCCTCTGAAGACTgcctccctgcccctgctccacATAAACCGGCTCCTTCTGCTTACGTTAGTAATTTCGCCTCCATAGCCTACCACGGTGGGGTGTGCAAGCCAGTGAGCTGTTATACCAGCGTCAAGGACTCTACTAGTCACCTCCATCACCATAGAGACATCCGACAGCGGGGCCTGTTCGCCACTGACCTCGCGGTGGGTAAAGGGCAAACACCTGACTGGACCCTGGGCTGCAGAGGGGAGAATGCTCCCCCTGCTCTCAAAACTCTCCCACCCACCTCCTCTACCTCAGCTGAAATGGGCCCCAAAGCATGCTGGGTCCCTCCTCAGTCCAGCTTCACCAAGGTGCTGCCAAAATCTGGGGAGCATTTGGGGCCCCTCTCCTTTCAGCCAGGCCACAAACTCAACCAGAACCAGAAGAGGCTTCCTCCAGAGGATGGGTTGGCATATGGGAAGAAACTGCAAATGGTTTCCCCTCTGCACCACGGAGATGCCAAGGTGAGATCCAAGCTGGCCTTGCCCAAACCACTGCCCACCCAGCATTCTCTGCTCCACCCCCCTCCGATATCCTACTTAGTTCCAGCTTATGAAAGGACCAGACCAGTCTCAGCCCACCAGCTCAAAGGACTCTCAGTACATCCGCTCCTCCCCGCCCACCTGGCTGTACCTTCCCAGCCCGGCTCCATCTACCGCCATGTAATGGCGGGAACTCCTTACGCAGTCCCCTACGAGACCTTCCCCCGTCCCCGTCCTTATCAAATTCCATTCTGGCACCCCCAAGCTGGATATGCCATTGCTGGCCTGAGCCCTCATTATCCTAACACTAAGCTGTGA
- the arid5a gene encoding AT-rich interactive domain-containing protein 5A isoform X2 has translation MELSHPTSGVEELHRASQSEEEEKSFVSSLYSFMKDKGTPIDRIPHLGFKQINLWRIYKAVEKLGGYDSVTAQRLWKNVYDELGGSPGSTSAATCTRRHYERLVLPFERQIRGEEDKPLPPTKPRKQYKKSLEGKSGKPEGKRKRSQQEGESEGRAEAQGKPVEEGKCLHSTGPRCRPEIEAPVSKDQPAAVSQPVKSLFASVQSSGTEVISPLEKKKRVAQASLTLSQAASSPEQDSRGRPSVIHCAQSPGLPPTGRTRESSEGSPIPHSSSSSRSPSPCSVSSEDCLPAPAPHKPAPSAYVSNFASIAYHGGVCKPVSCYTSVKDSTSHLHHHRDIRQRGLFATDLAVGKGQTPDWTLGCRGENAPPALKTLPPTSSTSAEMGPKACWVPPQSSFTKVLPKSGEHLGPLSFQPGHKLNQNQKRLPPEDGLAYGKKLQMVSPLHHGDAKVRSKLALPKPLPTQHSLLHPPPISYLVPAYERTRPVSAHQLKGLSVHPLLPAHLAVPSQPGSIYRHVMAGTPYAVPYETFPRPRPYQIPFWHPQAGYAIAGLSPHYPNTKL, from the exons ATGGAGCTCTCCCACCCCACCAGTGGCGTAGAAGAACTACACagggccagccaatcagaggaagaggagaagagttTTGTGTCCAGTCTGTACAGTTTCATGAAGGATAAGGGCACACCCATTGACCGGATACCACACCTGGGCTTCAAACAGA TTAACCTCTGGAGAATCTACAAAGCTGTGGAAAAACTTGGTGGATATGACTCT GTGACAGCCCAGCGGCTGTGGAAGAACGTGTATGATGAGCTGGGTGGCAGCCCCGGCAGCACTAGTGCTGCCACCTGCACCCGCAGGCACTATGAGAG GCTTGTGCTGCCCTTTGAGAGGCAGattagaggagaggaggacaagcccctgccccccaccaaGCCTCGGAAACAGTATAAGAAAAGTCTGGAGGGCAAGAGTGGGAAACCCGAgggcaagaggaagaggagccagCAGGAGGGGGAAAGTGAGGGGCGCGCTGAG GCCCaggggaagccagtggaggaaGGGAAGTGCCTGCACTCGACTGGGCCACGCTGCAGGCCGGAGATAGAGGCGCCCGTGTCAAAGGACCAACCTGCTGCGGTTTCCCAGCCAGTTAAGAGCCTCTTCGCCAGTGTCCAGTCCTCAGGAACGGAGGTCATCTCCCCTCTGGAGAAGAAGAAGCGTGTGGCCCAGGCCAGCCTCACCCTCTCCCAGGCCGCTTCCAGCCCTGAGCAGGACAGCAGAGGGAGGCCCTCCGTCATACACTGTGCCCAGTCCCCTGGGCTGCCCCCCACCGGCAGGACCCGCGAGTCTTCTGAAGGCTCCCCTATacctcactcctcctcctcctcgcgtAGCCCATCCCCCTGCTCTGTCTCCTCTGAAGACTgcctccctgcccctgctccacATAAACCGGCTCCTTCTGCTTACGTTAGTAATTTCGCCTCCATAGCCTACCACGGTGGGGTGTGCAAGCCAGTGAGCTGTTATACCAGCGTCAAGGACTCTACTAGTCACCTCCATCACCATAGAGACATCCGACAGCGGGGCCTGTTCGCCACTGACCTCGCGGTGGGTAAAGGGCAAACACCTGACTGGACCCTGGGCTGCAGAGGGGAGAATGCTCCCCCTGCTCTCAAAACTCTCCCACCCACCTCCTCTACCTCAGCTGAAATGGGCCCCAAAGCATGCTGGGTCCCTCCTCAGTCCAGCTTCACCAAGGTGCTGCCAAAATCTGGGGAGCATTTGGGGCCCCTCTCCTTTCAGCCAGGCCACAAACTCAACCAGAACCAGAAGAGGCTTCCTCCAGAGGATGGGTTGGCATATGGGAAGAAACTGCAAATGGTTTCCCCTCTGCACCACGGAGATGCCAAGGTGAGATCCAAGCTGGCCTTGCCCAAACCACTGCCCACCCAGCATTCTCTGCTCCACCCCCCTCCGATATCCTACTTAGTTCCAGCTTATGAAAGGACCAGACCAGTCTCAGCCCACCAGCTCAAAGGACTCTCAGTACATCCGCTCCTCCCCGCCCACCTGGCTGTACCTTCCCAGCCCGGCTCCATCTACCGCCATGTAATGGCGGGAACTCCTTACGCAGTCCCCTACGAGACCTTCCCCCGTCCCCGTCCTTATCAAATTCCATTCTGGCACCCCCAAGCTGGATATGCCATTGCTGGCCTGAGCCCTCATTATCCTAACACTAAGCTGTGA